A region of Micromonospora chokoriensis DNA encodes the following proteins:
- a CDS encoding lysylphosphatidylglycerol synthase domain-containing protein: protein MSTKELDAPQAFPGIAATVTAMPRKRWRSVARRVLMGLLLVVTVVFIVLALRGQDWSTVAGTLRGQRPGFVVTMAALAVLANAAGLVATMVSWRAMLAGVGERVAAVDAARIFYFGQFVKYVPGKVMGFLVSVEMGRAVGVPAGRMSAAWLLALVVSLLTGATVGLAAGPEVFGASSGWLLLAVLPVAAVLVRPGLVGGAATLLGRLRRRPEPSTAICGTGIRQAVVAQLLAWVIGGAHLWVLAVAMGAPPLRALPLCLGAFGLGAVAGVIAVFAPDGIGVREVVVTAALSVILPVPVAGVVALVSRVVVTLSELATAGVGLLVTAAIIRRRRTAAPPAVPTVAVAMGPEHTNAGSPAPKKSPRKWSQANH, encoded by the coding sequence GTGTCAACAAAGGAACTGGACGCACCGCAGGCCTTCCCGGGAATCGCCGCAACAGTGACCGCCATGCCCCGGAAGCGTTGGCGCTCGGTGGCCCGCCGGGTCCTCATGGGCCTGCTGCTGGTGGTGACCGTGGTCTTCATCGTGCTCGCGCTGCGCGGTCAGGACTGGTCCACGGTCGCCGGCACGCTACGCGGGCAACGGCCCGGCTTCGTCGTGACGATGGCGGCGTTGGCCGTCCTGGCCAATGCCGCCGGTCTGGTCGCCACGATGGTCTCCTGGCGGGCCATGCTCGCCGGCGTCGGGGAGCGGGTCGCCGCCGTGGACGCGGCCCGGATCTTCTACTTCGGACAGTTCGTCAAGTACGTGCCCGGCAAGGTGATGGGTTTCCTGGTCAGCGTCGAGATGGGCAGGGCCGTCGGCGTACCGGCGGGCCGGATGAGCGCGGCCTGGCTGCTGGCCCTGGTGGTGAGCCTGCTGACCGGCGCCACCGTGGGGCTGGCCGCCGGACCGGAGGTGTTCGGCGCGTCGTCCGGCTGGCTCCTGCTGGCCGTTCTGCCGGTGGCCGCGGTCCTGGTCCGCCCCGGTCTGGTGGGCGGGGCCGCGACCCTGCTCGGCCGGCTGCGCCGCCGTCCGGAGCCGTCGACGGCGATCTGCGGCACCGGCATCCGGCAGGCGGTCGTCGCCCAGCTGCTGGCGTGGGTGATCGGGGGCGCCCACCTGTGGGTCCTCGCCGTGGCGATGGGGGCGCCGCCGCTGCGTGCGCTGCCGCTCTGCCTCGGCGCGTTCGGCCTTGGCGCGGTCGCCGGGGTGATCGCCGTCTTCGCTCCCGACGGCATCGGCGTCCGGGAGGTGGTGGTCACGGCCGCGCTCAGTGTCATCCTGCCGGTTCCGGTGGCCGGGGTGGTGGCGCTGGTCAGCCGGGTCGTGGTGACGCTGAGCGAACTCGCCACCGCGGGGGTCGGTCTGCTGGTGACCGCGGCGATCATCCGGCGGCGACGGACGGCGGCACCTCCTGCCGTGCCCACGGTGGCGGTGGCGATGGGTCCGGAGCACACGAATGCCGGTTCACCGGCCCCCAAGAAATCGCCAAGAAAATGGTCACAGGCGAACCACTAA
- a CDS encoding glycosyltransferase family 4 protein, translating into MPDRKYDLTLAATHYEPYVSGFTQTARSIAEGMANRGWRVAVVTAQHDPELPLRDTVGGVDIYRSPVLMRASRAIVAPRYPILAGQLARKSSLLHLNLPMPAAALLIPLARRVPVVSMLHSDPHLPAGWSGRAFARASDVSSRAAIRRSAAVVASSHDQAHASRFWPVIRNRNFTPIAPPCLDRRGGEPRYRETGGLHVGFLGRIVADMGIGYLVRAFQRIADPDARLLIAGNYHEVTGGDLTAVQSEIDRDSRVRILGELRGREVNDFYASVDVFALPAVASSFGTVLAEAMMSGIPSVTTDLPGNRYPVAATGFGRVVPPRDPQALERAISELAAVPRPWKEQKARAARARFSVAASLDAYEVLFTTLRGRTATRQHR; encoded by the coding sequence ATGCCGGACAGGAAATACGATCTGACGCTAGCGGCCACCCACTACGAGCCGTACGTCAGCGGATTCACGCAGACCGCACGCAGCATCGCCGAGGGAATGGCCAATCGGGGTTGGCGGGTCGCCGTCGTCACCGCCCAGCACGATCCCGAGCTGCCGCTGCGGGACACCGTCGGCGGGGTGGACATCTACCGCTCCCCGGTGCTGATGCGGGCGAGCCGGGCGATCGTCGCCCCTCGCTACCCGATCCTGGCCGGCCAGCTGGCGCGCAAGTCGTCGCTGCTGCACCTCAACCTGCCGATGCCGGCGGCGGCCCTGCTGATACCGCTGGCCCGCCGCGTACCGGTGGTGAGCATGCTGCACAGCGACCCGCACCTGCCGGCGGGCTGGTCGGGCCGGGCCTTCGCGCGCGCCTCGGACGTCTCCTCCCGAGCGGCCATCCGCCGCTCCGCCGCCGTGGTGGCGAGCAGCCACGACCAGGCACACGCCTCGCGGTTCTGGCCGGTCATCCGCAACCGCAACTTCACCCCGATCGCGCCGCCGTGCCTGGACCGGCGGGGCGGTGAGCCCCGATACCGGGAGACCGGCGGCCTGCACGTCGGTTTCCTGGGCCGGATCGTGGCGGACATGGGCATCGGCTACCTGGTCCGGGCCTTCCAGCGGATCGCCGACCCCGACGCCCGGCTGTTGATCGCGGGCAACTACCACGAGGTGACCGGTGGCGATCTGACGGCGGTGCAGTCCGAGATCGATCGGGACAGTCGGGTTCGGATCCTCGGCGAGCTGCGCGGCCGAGAGGTCAACGACTTCTATGCCTCGGTCGACGTGTTCGCGCTGCCGGCGGTCGCCAGTTCGTTCGGCACCGTACTGGCCGAGGCGATGATGAGCGGCATCCCGTCGGTGACGACCGATCTTCCCGGCAACCGTTACCCCGTGGCCGCGACCGGATTCGGCCGAGTGGTTCCGCCCCGGGATCCACAAGCGCTGGAACGGGCCATCTCCGAACTGGCGGCGGTACCGCGGCCCTGGAAGGAGCAGAAGGCCCGGGCGGCACGGGCGCGCTTCTCCGTGGCGGCGTCGCTGGACGCGTACGAGGTTCTCTTCACCACCCTTCGCGGACGCACCGCGACACGGCAACACCGATGA
- a CDS encoding glycosyltransferase family 2 protein, which produces MNEQPLVSVIIPNYNYASTIGECIRAAKNQTYPAVEVIVADDASTDDSVAIARALDVTVLQVPVNSGVSTARNLGARHAKGEVLFFVDSDVALDPDAVERAVDHLREEPRLGAICGMYRAEPMFPDSLVKRYRAIQQYVWFCEVEGAIPGLHSALFAIKKETFLEIGEFNDRLRWTEEQDYGFRLNARYEVKAVPTIRGRHDHDGTMRVMLTKVFNRTRLGAPNWLRLNKLPGGAGTGYRALGSAFLLAAVITLVSSVLLGPWALLAAAVLTGISIGLDKRTYGYAYRHHGILFGLQFTVLHLLVTLTSAVAASIGILQGLLFPRMTQRLYRVENPA; this is translated from the coding sequence ATGAATGAACAGCCACTCGTCTCCGTGATCATTCCGAACTACAACTACGCCAGCACCATCGGCGAGTGCATCAGAGCGGCGAAGAACCAGACCTACCCGGCCGTCGAGGTGATCGTGGCCGACGACGCGAGCACGGACGACTCGGTGGCGATCGCCAGGGCGCTCGACGTCACGGTGCTGCAGGTGCCGGTCAACAGCGGCGTCTCCACTGCGCGGAACCTCGGCGCCCGGCACGCCAAGGGTGAGGTCCTGTTCTTTGTGGACTCCGACGTCGCGCTCGATCCCGACGCGGTCGAGCGGGCGGTCGACCACCTGCGGGAAGAGCCGCGACTCGGTGCGATCTGCGGCATGTACCGGGCCGAGCCGATGTTTCCCGACAGCCTGGTCAAGCGCTACCGCGCCATCCAGCAGTACGTCTGGTTCTGCGAGGTCGAGGGCGCCATCCCGGGTCTGCACTCGGCTCTCTTCGCGATAAAGAAGGAGACGTTCCTGGAGATCGGCGAGTTCAACGACCGACTCCGCTGGACCGAGGAGCAGGACTACGGCTTCCGGCTCAACGCCCGGTACGAGGTCAAAGCCGTACCCACCATCCGGGGACGACACGACCACGACGGCACGATGCGGGTGATGCTGACCAAGGTGTTCAACCGCACCCGGCTCGGCGCGCCGAACTGGCTGCGACTGAACAAGCTTCCGGGCGGTGCCGGAACCGGATATCGGGCACTGGGCAGCGCCTTCCTTCTCGCGGCGGTGATCACGCTGGTCTCGTCGGTGCTCCTCGGTCCCTGGGCCCTCCTCGCCGCCGCGGTGCTGACCGGGATCAGCATCGGGCTCGACAAGCGCACCTACGGCTACGCCTATCGTCACCACGGAATCCTTTTTGGACTACAATTCACGGTGCTTCACCTATTGGTGACGCTCACCTCGGCGGTGGCAGCCAGCATCGGCATTCTGCAGGGTCTGCTGTTCCCCCGCATGACGCAGCGGCTCTACCGCGTCGAGAACCCCGCCTGA
- a CDS encoding oxidoreductase gives MTLSDQPDDLGFGIDSTATEVLAGMDLSGRFAIVTGGYSGLGLATTRALAAAGARVLVPARRTDVAREAVAGIAGVEVDELDLADLGSVRNFADRVLDAGRPIDILINNAGIMATPLTRVGEGWEAQFATNHLGHYALVNRLWPALTANGGARVVVVASGAGETPRINWDDVHFENGYDKWAAYSQSKSANILFAAELDRLGRAAGVRAFSVNPGYILTPLQRHLSKEEMVGAGWIDENGTALLPEFRAPEQGAATQVWAATSPRLADAGGGYCQACTVVKTFDGPADREAAERLWALSAELTGVDAFGKSE, from the coding sequence ATGACTCTTTCTGATCAGCCTGACGACCTGGGTTTCGGGATCGACAGCACAGCGACCGAGGTACTCGCCGGCATGGATCTCTCCGGCAGGTTCGCCATCGTCACCGGCGGATACTCCGGCCTGGGCCTGGCGACCACCCGCGCCCTCGCCGCCGCCGGCGCCCGGGTCCTCGTTCCGGCCCGCCGTACGGACGTCGCGCGGGAGGCGGTCGCGGGAATCGCCGGCGTGGAGGTCGACGAACTCGACCTCGCCGACCTCGGCAGCGTCCGGAACTTCGCCGACCGCGTCCTCGACGCGGGTCGCCCCATCGACATCCTGATCAACAATGCGGGCATCATGGCCACCCCGCTGACCCGAGTGGGCGAGGGCTGGGAGGCTCAGTTCGCGACCAACCACCTGGGGCACTACGCCCTGGTCAACCGGCTCTGGCCGGCGCTGACCGCAAACGGCGGCGCGCGCGTCGTCGTCGTCGCCTCGGGCGCCGGGGAGACCCCGCGCATCAACTGGGACGACGTGCACTTCGAGAACGGCTACGACAAGTGGGCGGCGTACAGCCAGTCGAAGTCGGCCAACATCCTCTTCGCCGCCGAACTCGACAGGCTGGGCCGGGCAGCCGGGGTGCGGGCCTTCTCGGTGAACCCCGGCTACATCCTCACCCCGTTGCAGCGGCACCTCTCCAAGGAGGAGATGGTCGGCGCCGGCTGGATCGACGAGAACGGCACCGCACTGCTGCCCGAGTTCCGGGCACCCGAGCAGGGCGCCGCGACCCAGGTCTGGGCCGCGACGTCACCGCGCCTGGCGGACGCGGGCGGTGGTTACTGCCAGGCGTGCACGGTGGTCAAGACCTTCGACGGCCCCGCCGACCGCGAGGCGGCCGAGCGGCTCTGGGCGTTGTCGGCCGAGTTGACCGGCGTGGACGCGTTCGGCAAGTCCGAGTAG
- a CDS encoding ABC transporter ATP-binding protein: MNKVLRSVGATLASAWRLSPGRLITAALLMMLGAVSGPLLALFLGVAVDAALDRRTDVAVWTAAVAAVSVLLSLTMEHFAHIFFFELGDLHKQDTERQLGDLAHGPVGLALHERRDAADRFELLRQQSWTLGQSVQTVLTIGVLLTQIALTALLLARIEPWLLLLPIFGVPPLIAGRLAEKRLERAELATAESTRMSWHLFDLALSSTAAKEIRLFGLGGELRRRHGAVRREVDSRLRRAELAGAALRLTGQLIFALGYIGSIVLVVRAAISGERTVGDVVLAITLAVQTNAQAAGAVALAQALQRNARAFGWLSWIRDATPPEPGPPADQTPPAVLTDGIELRDVAFRYPGTDTDVLQGLSMRIPSGTIVAIVGDNGSGKSTLVKLLCQFYRPTAGEITIDGADLRRLDPLGWRQRISASFQDYIRLELRARSSIGLGDLPRLDEPGAVERAIRRADAEGVIDRLPIGLETYLGKSYDNGAELSGGQWQRIALSRSMMRDDPLLLLLDEPAAALDPLTEHALFARYSDAARDVGIRTGGVTVFVSHRFSTVRMADLILVVSNGRIAESGSHDELLALSGMYAEFFSLQADAYR, translated from the coding sequence GTGAATAAGGTACTGCGCAGTGTCGGCGCGACGCTGGCCTCGGCGTGGCGGCTCAGCCCGGGAAGGCTGATCACCGCCGCCCTGTTGATGATGCTCGGCGCCGTGAGTGGACCCCTACTGGCGCTTTTTCTGGGTGTGGCGGTCGACGCGGCCCTCGACCGGCGGACCGATGTCGCGGTCTGGACGGCGGCGGTGGCCGCCGTGAGTGTCCTGCTCAGCTTGACGATGGAGCACTTCGCCCACATCTTCTTCTTCGAGCTCGGTGATCTGCACAAGCAGGACACCGAACGTCAGCTCGGAGACCTGGCGCACGGACCGGTCGGGCTGGCGCTGCACGAACGGCGGGACGCCGCAGATCGCTTCGAACTGCTCCGACAGCAGTCGTGGACGCTGGGCCAGAGCGTGCAGACCGTCCTGACGATCGGGGTGCTACTCACCCAGATCGCCCTGACCGCCCTGCTGCTTGCCCGCATCGAGCCGTGGCTGCTCCTGCTGCCGATCTTCGGCGTCCCCCCGCTGATCGCCGGGCGGCTGGCCGAGAAGCGACTGGAACGTGCCGAACTCGCGACCGCCGAGTCGACCCGCATGAGCTGGCACCTCTTCGATCTGGCCCTCAGCTCGACCGCCGCCAAGGAGATTCGGCTCTTCGGGCTCGGCGGAGAGCTCCGCCGCCGCCATGGGGCGGTCCGCCGTGAGGTGGACAGCCGATTGCGCCGGGCTGAACTCGCCGGCGCTGCCCTGCGGCTCACCGGTCAGCTGATCTTCGCTCTCGGATACATCGGCTCCATCGTCCTGGTCGTCCGCGCCGCTATCAGCGGCGAGCGCACCGTCGGCGACGTTGTCCTCGCCATCACGCTGGCCGTGCAGACCAACGCGCAGGCTGCCGGCGCCGTCGCGCTCGCCCAGGCGCTGCAACGCAACGCCCGCGCCTTCGGCTGGTTGAGTTGGATCCGCGATGCCACGCCGCCGGAACCCGGCCCGCCGGCTGACCAGACACCGCCCGCCGTCCTCACCGACGGCATCGAGTTGCGTGACGTCGCGTTCCGCTACCCGGGCACCGACACCGACGTGCTGCAGGGCCTCAGCATGCGCATCCCTTCCGGCACGATCGTCGCTATCGTCGGCGACAACGGTTCCGGCAAGTCCACCCTGGTCAAGCTGCTCTGCCAGTTCTACCGGCCGACCGCAGGCGAGATCACCATAGACGGCGCCGACCTGCGACGGCTCGACCCGCTGGGCTGGCGCCAGCGGATCTCCGCCAGCTTCCAGGACTACATCCGGCTGGAGCTGCGGGCCAGAAGCAGCATCGGCCTCGGTGACCTGCCTCGACTCGACGAACCGGGCGCGGTGGAGCGGGCAATCCGGCGAGCAGACGCGGAGGGGGTGATCGACCGGCTGCCGATCGGCCTGGAGACCTACCTTGGCAAGTCCTACGACAACGGCGCTGAACTGTCGGGCGGGCAGTGGCAGCGCATCGCGTTGAGCCGGTCGATGATGCGCGACGATCCGCTGCTGCTGTTGCTCGACGAGCCCGCCGCCGCCTTGGACCCACTGACCGAGCACGCCTTGTTCGCGCGGTACTCCGACGCGGCGCGTGACGTGGGGATCCGTACCGGCGGCGTCACCGTCTTCGTGTCACACCGGTTCTCGACCGTTCGGATGGCTGACTTGATCCTGGTCGTGTCGAACGGACGGATCGCAGAGTCCGGCAGCCACGACGAGCTGCTGGCGCTCAGCGGGATGTACGCCGAGTTCTTCAGCCTGCAGGCGGACGCATATCGCTGA
- a CDS encoding ABC transporter ATP-binding protein, which yields MRILHLVPKAGWSLVSSAVMIQIAAGVLPVAFILATSAVVARVPDAVAGGLGSAAWSDLRTNLILAATAFFGVQLLLPVQELLGNLIRRRLDDLVRDRLMAASQASSGVAVMEDPELLDHVADAKDRLRTEMWSPGAAGAGQIALISRYLQTVLAAGVTSVVFVWWAGPALLVAALTIRFGYRLGLSVFTEVFRSTARLRRRSEYLRTMLLQPAAAKELRVFGLLPWLKQEYTTAAMDAVLPVWRARRRLFYGPYILYVFVAFVLLGALLTGAAQATAAGLLGLGGLILVFQASLAAMRIGGFIAESDVATEQGLNAYRSVERIERMSEADARTTESGRGDPAGLPRTVLRFDKVSFAYPGGLPVLTDLDLTIEAGRSLAIVGLNGTGKTTLVKLLARLYEPTAGAITADGVDIRTFPTTAWQRRVAAIFQDFTHFELPVRDNIAFGAIEMLAEPKRADKAVRAALEKAGAADFVDHLPRGLETPLSRRYAGGAELSGGQWQRIAIARALVAVEGGASILVLDEPTANLDVRSEVAFFERFLDLTRGVTSVVISHRFSTVRRADRIVVLEHGRVVEQGTHEELLALDGRYAELFRLQAARFTEEEVGSGE from the coding sequence ATGAGAATTCTGCACCTGGTGCCCAAGGCCGGCTGGTCGCTGGTCTCGTCCGCCGTGATGATCCAGATCGCCGCGGGGGTCCTGCCGGTCGCGTTCATCCTCGCCACCTCGGCCGTGGTCGCCCGGGTGCCGGACGCGGTAGCCGGCGGGCTCGGGTCGGCGGCCTGGAGCGACCTTCGGACCAACCTGATCCTCGCGGCGACCGCGTTCTTCGGAGTGCAGCTGCTGCTGCCGGTACAGGAACTGCTCGGCAACCTGATCCGCCGCCGCCTCGACGATCTCGTCCGTGACCGGTTGATGGCGGCCTCCCAGGCGAGCAGCGGTGTGGCTGTCATGGAGGATCCGGAGCTGCTCGATCACGTCGCCGACGCCAAGGACCGGCTGCGGACCGAGATGTGGTCGCCGGGTGCCGCTGGTGCCGGTCAGATCGCGCTGATCTCGCGGTACCTGCAGACCGTGCTCGCCGCCGGGGTCACGTCGGTCGTCTTCGTGTGGTGGGCCGGGCCGGCTCTGCTCGTCGCGGCCCTGACGATCCGTTTCGGCTACCGACTCGGCCTGTCGGTGTTCACCGAGGTCTTTCGGAGCACCGCTCGGCTGCGGCGCCGCAGCGAATACCTCCGCACCATGCTGCTCCAGCCCGCAGCGGCGAAGGAGTTGCGGGTCTTCGGCCTTCTGCCCTGGTTGAAGCAGGAATATACGACGGCCGCCATGGACGCCGTGCTCCCGGTCTGGCGGGCCCGGCGCCGGCTGTTCTACGGCCCCTACATACTCTACGTGTTTGTCGCCTTCGTGCTGCTGGGCGCGCTGCTGACGGGAGCGGCTCAGGCAACGGCGGCCGGACTGCTCGGCTTGGGCGGGTTGATACTCGTATTCCAGGCGTCCCTGGCCGCCATGAGGATCGGCGGGTTCATCGCCGAGTCCGATGTGGCGACCGAGCAGGGCCTCAATGCCTACCGGTCGGTGGAGCGGATCGAGAGGATGAGCGAAGCCGACGCCCGCACCACCGAGAGCGGCCGGGGTGATCCGGCTGGACTGCCCAGGACGGTGCTGCGATTCGACAAGGTGTCCTTCGCCTACCCGGGCGGCCTGCCGGTGTTGACCGACCTCGATCTCACCATCGAGGCAGGCCGGTCGCTGGCGATCGTCGGCCTCAACGGCACAGGCAAGACGACCCTCGTGAAACTGTTGGCCCGGCTCTACGAACCGACGGCCGGAGCGATCACCGCTGACGGCGTCGACATTCGGACCTTTCCCACCACGGCGTGGCAGCGCCGGGTTGCCGCGATCTTCCAGGACTTCACCCACTTCGAGTTGCCGGTGCGCGACAACATCGCTTTCGGCGCGATCGAGATGCTCGCGGAGCCGAAGCGTGCCGACAAGGCGGTCCGGGCCGCCCTGGAGAAGGCCGGGGCGGCGGATTTCGTCGACCATCTCCCCCGCGGCCTGGAGACTCCACTGTCGCGGCGATACGCCGGCGGCGCCGAACTGTCCGGCGGGCAGTGGCAGCGCATCGCGATCGCCCGTGCTCTCGTCGCCGTCGAGGGTGGCGCCAGCATTCTCGTCCTCGACGAGCCGACAGCCAACCTGGACGTGCGGTCGGAGGTGGCGTTCTTCGAGCGGTTCCTCGACCTTACCCGGGGAGTCACCAGCGTTGTCATATCGCATCGGTTCTCCACGGTGCGCCGTGCCGACCGGATCGTCGTGCTGGAACACGGTCGCGTCGTCGAGCAGGGCACTCACGAAGAGCTGCTCGCCCTCGACGGTCGCTATGCGGAGCTGTTTCGGCTGCAGGCCGCACGGTTCACCGAGGAAGAGGTAGGAAGCGGTGAATAA
- a CDS encoding glycosyltransferase family 2 protein, with product MKASVIVPTFNSSVLLDRCLRTFRAQILAVSDSLEVLVVDDGSTDSTAETVQRHVSADSRFRYLHLPRSATSSRSAARNRGAEEATGEILIFVDGDQLVPPTFVDRHLRHYRVISAKKAAIGFRKYLRFPGAFNDRFVEDGSEEFLGGIIKSDIRLDLLSRLSGTGGGLKTSWHLFFTCNVSVPSVDYKRVGGFNEEFRGWGLEDSELGYRLERSGTQLVFDEESFAYHQGPPLRPSKPVYEGWLKNLSLFIALHREAPEVILQAMLAPIFNPAVGANWIDLYEQFEMCTRSTPAASPGARVEVADGEFSVPVA from the coding sequence ATGAAGGCCTCAGTGATTGTGCCGACATTCAACTCGTCCGTGTTGCTGGACAGGTGCCTTCGCACGTTCCGTGCACAGATTCTGGCTGTCTCCGACTCCCTCGAAGTGCTCGTCGTCGATGATGGATCGACCGATTCGACCGCAGAGACGGTGCAGCGTCACGTGAGCGCGGACTCCCGGTTCCGCTACCTGCATCTGCCTCGTTCCGCAACATCCTCCAGAAGTGCCGCAAGAAATCGCGGTGCAGAAGAAGCGACCGGCGAAATCCTGATTTTCGTCGACGGCGATCAACTGGTTCCGCCCACCTTTGTCGATCGGCATCTCCGTCACTACCGAGTTATCTCCGCGAAGAAGGCCGCCATCGGCTTCCGGAAGTATCTGCGGTTTCCGGGAGCGTTCAACGATCGTTTTGTGGAAGACGGAAGCGAGGAATTTCTTGGCGGCATAATAAAGAGCGACATCAGGCTGGACCTGCTGAGTCGACTGAGCGGCACCGGCGGCGGTCTGAAGACATCCTGGCATCTGTTCTTCACCTGCAACGTCTCTGTTCCAAGCGTCGACTACAAGCGCGTCGGTGGATTCAACGAGGAATTTCGGGGATGGGGCCTGGAGGATTCCGAGTTGGGGTACAGGCTGGAGCGCTCCGGCACGCAGCTCGTCTTCGACGAAGAAAGCTTCGCCTACCATCAAGGGCCACCTCTGCGCCCCAGCAAGCCTGTCTACGAGGGCTGGCTGAAGAACTTGAGCCTATTCATCGCTCTGCACAGGGAGGCTCCCGAGGTGATCTTGCAGGCCATGCTTGCGCCAATCTTCAACCCCGCCGTCGGCGCCAACTGGATCGATCTCTACGAGCAGTTCGAGATGTGCACGAGGTCCACCCCCGCGGCCTCTCCCGGGGCGCGTGTGGAGGTTGCGGACGGCGAGTTCTCCGTTCCTGTCGCCTAG
- a CDS encoding carboxymuconolactone decarboxylase family protein, with amino-acid sequence MNQPLARHERGEAMFKHVFGREPRPGSYPDFLQLTIDHLFGEIWTRPHLSVEDRELIALTAVTLARTDWELRGHIGAALNLGMPREKIVEIIIQLAYYGGWPVANNGLRIAQEVFAELDTSTDTDHDQ; translated from the coding sequence ATGAACCAGCCGCTTGCCCGACATGAGCGGGGTGAGGCCATGTTCAAGCACGTCTTCGGCCGCGAACCCCGCCCAGGCTCCTACCCCGATTTCCTGCAACTCACCATCGACCACCTGTTCGGTGAGATCTGGACCCGCCCGCACCTGAGCGTCGAGGATCGCGAATTGATCGCGCTGACCGCGGTCACCCTGGCCCGGACCGACTGGGAGCTGCGCGGCCACATCGGTGCCGCCCTGAACCTCGGGATGCCACGAGAGAAGATCGTCGAGATCATCATCCAGCTCGCCTACTACGGGGGATGGCCGGTGGCGAACAACGGGCTGCGCATCGCTCAGGAGGTATTCGCCGAGCTCGACACCAGCACGGACACCGACCATGACCAGTGA
- a CDS encoding aromatic-ring-hydroxylating dioxygenase subunit beta, translating to MTTDTINTEPAVDATAQMRLWHRVSQFLFREARLLDEWRLREWYDEMLTDDIRYTVPATDVRGESADALGLIDDNAARLRQRIEQILNGEVWCENPLSRTNRMISNVEILADRGTHLDVAANIVVYRFGHGRSDSYVGKCRLELAVEGESFRVRRRVVVLDHESLYEHGKLSIIL from the coding sequence ATGACCACCGACACGATCAATACCGAGCCGGCGGTCGACGCGACGGCCCAGATGCGGTTGTGGCACCGGGTGAGCCAGTTTCTCTTCCGTGAGGCGCGGCTGCTCGACGAGTGGCGCCTGCGCGAGTGGTACGACGAGATGCTGACCGACGACATCCGCTACACCGTGCCGGCCACCGACGTCCGGGGCGAGTCGGCCGATGCGCTCGGGCTCATCGACGACAACGCCGCCCGGCTACGCCAGCGGATCGAGCAGATCCTCAACGGCGAGGTGTGGTGCGAGAATCCCCTGTCGCGGACGAATCGGATGATCAGCAACGTGGAGATTCTGGCCGATCGGGGCACGCACCTCGATGTGGCGGCGAATATCGTCGTGTACCGGTTCGGGCACGGGCGCTCTGACTCCTACGTCGGAAAATGCCGGCTCGAACTCGCCGTTGAGGGGGAATCGTTCCGGGTCCGGAGACGTGTCGTGGTGCTCGACCACGAGAGTCTCTACGAACACGGGAAGCTGAGCATCATCCTCTGA